A region of Leifsonia xyli DNA encodes the following proteins:
- a CDS encoding RNA pseudouridine synthase, whose protein sequence is MESRSFPIPDGLEGSRVDAGLAKLLGFSRSFAAEIAEAGGVTVDGREAGKSDRLTAGSWLEVSWQPKSDVEIVPIAVPELTIVHDDDDIVVIDKPVGVAAHPSVGWEGPTVLGALAAAGFRISTSGAAERAGIVHRLDAGTSGLMVVAKSERAYTALKRAFHDRTVEKIYHAVVQGHPDPLTGTIDAPIGRHPRSDWKFAVVAGGKPSVTHYETIEAFPSASLLEIHLETGRTHQIRVHMAAQRHPCVGDAMYGADPVLSAKLGLTRQWLHAVQLAFEHPATGEWVTFTTTYPDDLQHALDVLRAS, encoded by the coding sequence ATGGAATCGCGCAGCTTCCCCATCCCGGACGGGCTGGAGGGCTCACGCGTCGACGCGGGCCTGGCCAAGCTCCTCGGCTTCTCGCGCAGCTTCGCCGCCGAGATCGCCGAGGCCGGCGGGGTCACCGTCGACGGACGTGAGGCGGGCAAGTCCGACCGCCTGACCGCAGGCTCCTGGCTCGAGGTGTCATGGCAGCCGAAGTCCGACGTCGAGATCGTCCCGATCGCCGTGCCGGAGCTGACGATCGTGCACGACGACGACGACATCGTGGTGATCGACAAGCCGGTCGGCGTCGCCGCGCATCCCTCTGTCGGCTGGGAGGGCCCGACCGTGCTCGGAGCGCTGGCCGCCGCCGGCTTCCGCATCTCGACCTCCGGCGCCGCCGAGCGCGCGGGCATCGTCCACCGGCTGGACGCGGGCACGAGCGGCCTCATGGTCGTCGCGAAGTCGGAGCGCGCGTACACCGCGCTGAAGCGCGCCTTCCACGACCGGACGGTCGAGAAGATCTACCACGCGGTCGTGCAGGGGCACCCGGACCCGCTGACGGGCACCATCGACGCGCCGATCGGGCGGCATCCCCGGTCGGACTGGAAGTTCGCGGTCGTGGCGGGCGGCAAGCCGTCCGTGACGCACTACGAGACCATCGAGGCGTTCCCGTCCGCGAGCCTGCTCGAGATCCACCTGGAGACGGGACGCACGCACCAGATCCGCGTGCACATGGCCGCGCAGCGGCACCCGTGCGTCGGCGACGCGATGTACGGCGCCGACCCGGTCCTGAGCGCGAAACTGGGCCTGACGCGGCAGTGGCTGCACGCCGTCCAGCTCGCCTTCGAGCACCCGGCGACGGGGGAGTGGGTCACCTTCACGACGACCTATCCGGACGACCTGCAACACGCCCTGGACGTGCTCCGAGCGTCGTAG
- a CDS encoding cell division protein codes for MALTPEDVVNKRFQPTKFREGYDQDEVDDFLDEVVVELRRLNQENDELKQRLVAADSRIAELQRSAGQGGAAPAAASAPADNAETERLQRENEELKQRLSQAQQEAAQAKQQAEQSQQAAPAYQAPADDANDPNATNNLLQLARRLHEEHVREGVEKRDQLIAEGHATAARIVAEAESKQRAQISALDQERTGLERRIDELRTFERDYRKGLKSYIEGQLRDLDAPVQGSGQNAGARSAAPVSAGGGVPAPVSAGGSDDSSNSGQTPAFPGFGG; via the coding sequence ATGGCGCTGACTCCGGAAGATGTAGTCAACAAGCGGTTCCAGCCGACGAAGTTCCGCGAGGGCTACGACCAGGACGAGGTCGACGACTTCCTCGACGAGGTCGTCGTCGAGCTGCGTCGCCTCAACCAGGAGAACGACGAGCTCAAGCAGCGACTCGTGGCCGCCGACTCGCGTATCGCCGAGCTGCAGCGCAGCGCAGGCCAGGGCGGCGCTGCCCCGGCCGCCGCGTCCGCACCGGCCGACAACGCCGAGACCGAGCGCCTCCAGCGCGAGAACGAGGAGCTCAAGCAGCGCCTCTCCCAGGCCCAGCAGGAGGCCGCGCAGGCCAAGCAGCAGGCGGAGCAGTCCCAGCAGGCGGCTCCGGCCTACCAGGCTCCGGCCGACGACGCCAACGACCCGAACGCCACCAACAACCTCCTGCAGCTGGCCCGCCGCCTGCACGAGGAGCACGTCCGCGAGGGCGTCGAGAAGCGCGACCAGCTCATCGCCGAGGGTCACGCCACCGCCGCCCGCATCGTCGCCGAGGCGGAGTCGAAGCAGCGTGCGCAGATCAGTGCCCTCGACCAGGAGCGCACCGGCCTCGAGCGCCGCATCGACGAGCTCCGCACGTTCGAGCGCGACTACCGGAAGGGCCTCAAGTCGTACATCGAGGGCCAGCTCCGCGACCTCGACGCGCCCGTCCAGGGCAGCGGCCAGAACGCGGGCGCGCGCTCCGCGGCGCCGGTGAGCGCCGGCGGCGGCGTGCCCGCCCCGGTTTCGGCAGGCGGCTCCGACGACTCCAGCAACTCGGGCCAGACTCCGGCCTTCCCCGGCTTTGGAGGCTAG
- a CDS encoding cell division protein SepF: MANPLKKTMVYLGLADEELEFEDQPQEQAQHQPRREAPERTPAASPIQAVPHPAPVAPAAGRAPVTPLRTSKTARNASVQEMNEILTVHPRQYRDAQAIAESFREGIPVIINLSQMSEGDARRLIDFASGLSQGLYGKIERVTPKVFLLSPSHVVVSGEHGGQDAEVDASFFAQA; the protein is encoded by the coding sequence ATGGCCAACCCGCTGAAGAAGACGATGGTCTACCTGGGCCTCGCCGACGAGGAGCTGGAGTTCGAGGACCAGCCGCAGGAGCAGGCTCAGCACCAGCCCCGCCGCGAAGCCCCCGAGCGCACGCCGGCCGCGTCGCCGATCCAGGCCGTCCCCCACCCCGCTCCGGTCGCTCCCGCGGCCGGCCGCGCGCCGGTCACGCCGCTGCGCACGTCGAAAACCGCACGGAATGCATCGGTACAGGAAATGAACGAGATCCTCACGGTCCACCCCCGCCAGTACCGCGACGCCCAGGCGATCGCCGAGTCGTTCCGCGAGGGGATCCCGGTGATCATCAACCTCTCGCAGATGAGCGAGGGCGACGCCCGCCGCCTCATCGACTTCGCCAGCGGCCTCTCGCAGGGGCTCTACGGCAAGATCGAGCGGGTCACCCCCAAGGTCTTCCTCCTCTCGCCCAGCCACGTCGTCGTCTCCGGCGAGCACGGCGGCCAGGACGCCGAGGTCGACGCCTCCTTCTTCGCTCAGGCCTGA
- a CDS encoding YggS family pyridoxal phosphate enzyme — MTTSTSPTSSSNGLAERLAAVREGVSDAARAAGRSPEELTTIVVTKFHPASLVRELHALGVRDVGENRHQEAQEKAAELADLDLTWHFVGQLQSKKARQARRYASVIHSVDRASLVDALATHEDDAESTVDAFVQLNLTDDPARGGVADRDLEPLVEHVLAAPGLRLLGVMAVAPLGEEPARAFERVRAASDRVRALAPDASAISAGMSQDYREAIAAGATHLRIGTAITGNRPELR, encoded by the coding sequence TGACGACCTCGACATCCCCGACTTCCTCAAGTAACGGGCTGGCCGAGCGGCTGGCCGCGGTCCGGGAGGGCGTCTCCGACGCCGCCCGGGCCGCGGGCCGTTCGCCCGAGGAGCTCACGACGATCGTCGTGACCAAGTTCCACCCGGCGTCGCTCGTCCGCGAGCTGCACGCGTTGGGCGTGCGCGACGTGGGGGAGAACCGCCACCAGGAGGCGCAGGAGAAGGCGGCGGAGCTCGCCGACCTCGACCTCACCTGGCACTTCGTCGGTCAGCTGCAGAGCAAGAAGGCGCGGCAGGCGCGGCGGTACGCCTCCGTCATCCACTCGGTCGACCGGGCGTCCCTGGTGGACGCGCTGGCCACTCACGAGGACGACGCCGAGTCGACTGTCGACGCGTTCGTGCAGCTCAACCTCACCGACGACCCGGCCCGCGGCGGCGTCGCCGACCGCGACCTCGAGCCGCTGGTCGAGCACGTGCTCGCTGCACCCGGCCTCCGCCTCCTCGGCGTGATGGCCGTCGCCCCGCTCGGCGAGGAGCCCGCCCGCGCCTTCGAACGCGTGCGCGCCGCCTCCGACCGCGTCCGCGCGCTAGCCCCCGACGCCTCCGCGATCTCCGCCGGGATGTCGCAGGACTACCGCGAGGCGATCGCCGCAGGCGCGACACACCTTCGCATCGGGACCGCCATTACCGGGAATCGTCCGGAGCTTCGTTAA
- a CDS encoding signal peptidase II encodes MAVLAVVALCVYLIDQIAKVLVVSNLFEGQQIEVLGQLLQFHFVKNAGAAFSIGSGSTWIFSIVGVGVLGFVIWYAPRIRSTAWAVLFGLLLGGLLGNLTDRLFREPGFGVGHVVDFLQIPLLPAIFNLADVAIVSSMVLFLILTLRGVGLDGKRGRDDDDESAPEDVEADEATTTDTPNDKPQG; translated from the coding sequence TTGGCGGTCCTGGCGGTGGTGGCGCTCTGCGTCTATCTCATCGACCAGATCGCCAAGGTCCTGGTCGTGTCGAACCTCTTCGAGGGCCAGCAGATCGAGGTCCTGGGTCAGCTCCTCCAGTTCCACTTCGTCAAGAACGCGGGAGCGGCCTTCTCGATCGGCAGCGGCTCCACCTGGATCTTCTCCATCGTCGGCGTCGGCGTGCTCGGCTTCGTCATCTGGTACGCGCCGCGCATCCGGTCCACGGCGTGGGCGGTCCTGTTCGGGCTGCTGCTCGGCGGACTGCTCGGCAACCTGACCGACCGGCTATTCCGCGAGCCCGGCTTCGGCGTCGGCCATGTGGTCGACTTCCTGCAGATCCCGCTGCTGCCGGCGATCTTCAACCTCGCCGACGTGGCGATCGTGTCGAGCATGGTGCTGTTCCTCATCCTCACCCTGCGTGGTGTGGGGCTGGACGGCAAGCGGGGCCGCGACGACGACGACGAGTCCGCGCCCGAAGATGTGGAGGCCGACGAGGCCACCACGACCGACACGCCGAACGACAAGCCGCAGGGCTAG